The following proteins come from a genomic window of Halictus rubicundus isolate RS-2024b chromosome 8, iyHalRubi1_principal, whole genome shotgun sequence:
- the Atg10 gene encoding autophagy-related 10, with protein sequence MDGPGTLTWEEFIENAISLIELSNKICDGWELRGKKDVPGEAYLVRQKKLFFPENDSMLKSNDTEEDDLNFELTLTEDPFEAPSTIEKPFVTEHHVLWSMSYGVPVLYFHGWKSDFPGINPITVREAQSLALDADLNYKELSQAIHPVLGTPFLHLHPCKSQELLQFTYKSKNKLVSWLSTIAPSAFLKLQPVYYNLTV encoded by the exons ATGGATGGTCCAGGGACGCTCACGTGGGAAGAATTTATCGAGAACGCCATCAGTTTGATAGAACTATCGAATAAAATCTGTGATGGATGGGAACTGCGAGGCAAAAAG GATGTACCCGGAGAGGCGTATCTTGTTAGACAGAAAAAACTTTTTTTCCCTGAGAATGATTCGATGTTGAAAAGTAACGACACCGAGGAGGACGATTTAAATTTCGAGTTAACGTTAACGGAAGACCCGTTCGAAGCCCCCTCTACAATCGAGAAACCATTTGTCACGGAACACCACGTATTGTGGTCCATGAGCTACGGTGTTCCCGTATTGTACTTTCATGGCTGGAAATCAG ACTTCCCTGGCATTAATCCGATAACCGTGCGAGAGGCCCAATCCCTTGCTCTCGACGCAGATTTAAACTACAAGGAATTGTCGCAAGCCATACATCCCGTTCTCGGTACTCCATTCCTGCATTTGCATCCCTGCAAGTCGCAGGAACTTTTACAATTTACATACAAGAG TAAAAACAAACTGGTCAGCTGGCTGAGCACCATCGCCCCATCTGCTTTCCTGAAACTACAACCTGTATATTACAATTTGACCGTATGA